The following coding sequences lie in one Candidatus Planktophila sulfonica genomic window:
- a CDS encoding shikimate dehydrogenase, which translates to MKGAVLGSPISHSLSPVLHKAAFDFLGLEGTYSAIEVTSGTLQEFVQTRGSEFDYLSLTMPLKEEVLALDVEVDELTRRIQSGNTLINRDNTWSLTSTDGSGLVAALAHAELKEFDSVLILGAGGTARAVAGALDSITKNLHVLGRSSVRQEALESAVVHTKFEYHRWNLDVDFGNYDLVVNTTPAGAADLLANSVQPGISTTLFDVIYKPWPTELAQRWSDCGGNVLNGLELLLYQGIDQLELVLEKPLDRNALAEHIRPLLRKASR; encoded by the coding sequence ATGAAAGGCGCAGTATTAGGGTCTCCGATTTCCCACTCTTTATCTCCCGTTTTGCATAAAGCTGCCTTTGATTTCCTCGGTCTAGAAGGCACTTACTCTGCAATTGAAGTTACGTCCGGCACTTTGCAAGAGTTTGTACAAACACGTGGCTCTGAGTTCGATTACTTATCGCTGACCATGCCTCTTAAAGAGGAGGTTCTCGCCCTAGACGTTGAAGTTGATGAACTAACTCGCAGAATTCAATCCGGAAATACCTTAATCAATCGCGATAACACGTGGTCACTCACCAGTACCGACGGAAGTGGGCTCGTTGCTGCTCTTGCTCATGCAGAGCTGAAGGAATTCGACTCCGTTTTAATTCTTGGCGCAGGTGGAACTGCGCGGGCAGTGGCGGGTGCCCTTGATTCCATTACAAAGAATTTGCACGTGCTTGGGCGCTCGAGCGTGCGACAAGAAGCACTTGAATCTGCTGTGGTTCATACAAAGTTCGAATATCACAGATGGAACCTTGATGTTGATTTCGGCAATTACGACTTAGTTGTGAATACCACGCCAGCGGGAGCCGCAGATCTTCTCGCCAATTCAGTGCAACCTGGAATTTCGACAACACTTTTCGATGTTATTTACAAGCCTTGGCCGACTGAGCTAGCGCAACGATGGAGTGATTGCGGTGGAAACGTCCTCAACGGATTAGAACTTTTGTTGTATCAGGGTATTGATCAGCTTGAGCTTGTTCTAGAAAAACCATTGGATCGCAACGCTCTTGCCGAACATATACGTCCTCTTTTGCGCAAGGCCTCGCGGTAA
- the mltG gene encoding endolytic transglycosylase MltG, translating to MKLWNNSPLSRILIALGLVGVVTFSLHFLRVPGSSAPDFPCGSPSQTRANINIAAGESGSEIAQSLFDAGVVKSSGSYFRVAVGDPRSQKVAPGNHEIDLNLCATEALNQLLDSARITGLINIFEGAWLSEILPQFYAANFTKSDVASALSKVVKPSGFSSIEGLLFPAQYSFATDTSAKVALQSMIDRALREMKAAGFYSSREKFTPQQLLIIASLVQAEGNTEDFAKISQVIRNRIVKGMPLQFDSTVHYVKKTRGSIFLSTQSTLLNSPYNTYRKYGLPPGPINNPGADALRAAVNPTPGDWLYFITVAPFDTRFTSDINQFNDWKVEYKKNLRAGKFRSEKK from the coding sequence CTCGAATTCTCATAGCCCTGGGCCTTGTTGGCGTTGTGACCTTTTCCCTCCACTTTCTTCGAGTTCCTGGCAGTTCCGCGCCTGATTTCCCTTGTGGCTCACCGTCGCAAACTAGAGCCAATATAAACATTGCAGCAGGTGAATCAGGATCAGAGATAGCTCAATCCCTTTTTGATGCCGGAGTCGTCAAATCATCCGGGTCATATTTCCGGGTTGCAGTCGGAGATCCTCGCTCTCAGAAAGTCGCACCTGGTAACCATGAGATTGATCTAAATCTTTGTGCGACAGAAGCCCTCAATCAGCTTCTAGATTCAGCACGCATCACCGGGCTTATCAATATTTTTGAAGGCGCTTGGTTATCTGAGATTCTTCCGCAGTTCTACGCTGCTAACTTTACGAAATCAGATGTAGCCAGTGCGTTAAGTAAGGTTGTTAAACCATCTGGATTCTCATCAATCGAAGGTCTGCTCTTTCCTGCCCAGTACAGTTTCGCAACTGATACTTCAGCGAAAGTGGCTTTACAGAGCATGATCGATAGAGCTTTAAGAGAGATGAAGGCGGCCGGGTTCTACTCTTCACGGGAGAAATTCACGCCGCAACAATTGCTGATCATTGCGTCGCTAGTTCAGGCCGAAGGAAATACCGAGGACTTTGCCAAGATATCTCAGGTAATTCGCAACAGAATTGTCAAAGGTATGCCGTTGCAGTTTGACTCGACTGTTCATTACGTCAAGAAGACACGAGGAAGCATCTTCCTTAGTACTCAATCAACCTTGCTGAATTCACCGTACAACACATATCGTAAATACGGATTGCCTCCTGGACCGATTAATAATCCGGGTGCGGATGCCCTGCGCGCCGCAGTGAACCCAACGCCTGGTGATTGGTTATATTTCATCACTGTCGCGCCATTTGATACCAGATTCACCAGCGATATCAACCAGTTCAATGACTGGAAAGTTGAGTACAAGAAGAATTTACGAGCAGGAAAATTTAGGAGTGAAAAGAAATGA